In Ciconia boyciana chromosome 12, ASM3463844v1, whole genome shotgun sequence, a genomic segment contains:
- the PASD1 gene encoding circadian clock protein PASD1 isoform X3: protein MTDPVAADFLNAEKQIEFCCHLARGSLDPNEPLMYEYVKFVVDVKYFTHVPTPSCNGFESAIARAFRSATEEQICLVATVRLVTPQFLKELCNVEEPCEEFTSRHSLEWKFLFLDHRAPPIIGYLPFEVLGTSGYDYYHADDLELLARCHEHLMQFGKGKSCYYRFLTKGQQWIWLQTHYYITYHQWNSKPEFIVCTHLVVSYAEVRAERRRDLGLEESSIELASSSLKSHSSYLDVGQCGSSQDASREGVSLSSHSSRRSSHTALSDSASTSSMRHTDTSTPTQPSVPGGQTEKAALRLASAGSAQAIATPQAPAEHLTQHPVAQPAVPSQHAVMPVYHFPTQLGMMHQLKEQLEERTRILQADIKTQQEELHVIKEQLQLVQDSNLQMLMQQPIPIVFNNVQHPSPRRLPPPGTPRQTTAKKSQQQGLMETKHYCGTHLPPPRQFLRDPRGTAAQVQQQQQHLMRGNQAQQTCLPGQTSISVPLYNNPVVFSQTHPITVAAQMPTDGSDRQPQSDYSQDRSLRMLLDQSIQAVMPAANSSGQSTQSSAGRQQGKFVAEQQILPPPIQMQPITCSTVRPPAPSPVFSPSLMIPHASFTSHQANTPVHLHQWPQQQVQQHRLYLQMQGPEPVPGGPTQRIFQPPHTPQQNPLSYFLHPQQQSHHAQGQACNLPDLPEMQLP, encoded by the exons ATGACAGATCCTGTTGCAGCTGATTTCCTAAACG CGGAAAAACAAATAGAGTTTTGCTGCCATTTAGCAAGAGGCAGCTTAGATCCAAATGAACCCCTGATGTATGAATATGTGAAATTTGTAGTGGATGTTAAGTATTTTACTCATG TGCCTACACCCTCCTGTAATGGCTTTGAGTCAGCTATTGCACGAGCTTTCAGGTCAGCCACGGAGGAGCAGATTTGCCTCGTAGCAACTGTTCGTCTTGTCACACCACAGTTCTTAAAG GAGCTCTGCAATGTTGAAGAGCCATGTGAAGAATTTACATCGAGGCATAGTTTGGAATGGAAGTTTTTATTCTTGGACCACAG GGCTCCACCTATTATAGGATATTTACCCTTTGAGGTTCTGGGAACATCAGGGTATGATTACTACCACGCAGATGACCTGGAGCTTCTTGCTAGATGCCATGAACACC tGATGCagtttggaaaaggaaagtcCTGTTACTATCGGTTCCTGACCAAAGGCCAGCAGTGGATATGGCTGCAGACACACTACTACATCACCTACCACCAGTGGAATTCCAAACCCGAGTTCATCGTTTGCACGCACCTAGTAGTTAG ttatgcGGAAGTTCGAGCTGAAAGAAGGCGAGATCTTGGCCTTGAAGAGTCATCAATTGAACTGGCATCCTCTTCTCTAAAG AGCCACAGCAGCTACCTGGACGTGGGACAGTGCGGCAGCAGCCAGGACGCCAGCCGGGAGGGAGTGTCACTGTCATCCCACAGCTCCCGGCGCTCCTCGCACACCGCCCTCTCCGACTCCGCGT CCACGTCGTCCATGCGACACACGGACACCAGCACGCCCACCCAGCCGTCGGTGCCAGGGGGGCAGACGGAGAAGGCAGCCCTACGGCTGGCATCTGCTGGGAGCGCTCAG GCCATAGCAACTCCTCAAGCCCCTGCTGAACACCTCACTCAGCATCCCGTGGCTCAGCCAGCAGTCCCCTCTCAGCACGCTGTGATG CCAGTGTACCATTTCCCAACCCAGCTGGGGATGATGCATCAGCtgaaagagcagctggaggagaggacacGCATACTGCAAGCTGACATCAAGACGCAGCAAGAAGAGCTCCACGTCATCaaggagcagctccagctcgTGCAGGACTCCAACCTGCAG atgcTGATGCAGCAGCCGATCCCCATCGTCTTTAACAACGTGCAGCACCCGAGCCCCAGGaggctgccgccgccggggacGCCCAGGCAGACCACAGCCAAGAAGTCACAGCAGCAAGGCCTTATGGAGACGAAGCACTACTGTGGCACCCACCTGCCACCACCGCGCCAATTCCTCAGGGACCCCCGTGGCACGGCCGCCCAG gtacagcagcagcagcagcacctaaTGAGAGGAAACCAAGCCCAGCAAACGTGTCTGCCGGGGCAGACGAGCATTTCAGTGCCCCTCTACAACAACCCCGTGGTGTTTTCACAAACGCATCCCATTACAGTGGCTGCACAGATGCCGACTGACGGCAGCGACAGGCAACCACAGTCTGACTACAGCCAGGACAGGAGCCTCAG GATGCTGTTGGATCAGTCTATCCAAGCCGTGATGCCCGCCGCCAACAGCAGTGGCCAGTCCACGCAGAGCAGTGCCGGCAGGCAGCAAGGAAA ATTCGTTGCAGAGCAGCAGATCTTGCCTCCCCCAATACAGATGCAACCGATCACCTGTAGCACCGTCCGACCTCCAGCCCCGTCGCCCGTTTTCTCCCCGTCTCTGATGATCCCACACGCCAGCTTCACATCCCACCAGGCAAACACACCAGTTCATCTCCACCAGTGGCCACAGCAACAGGTTCAGCAGCACCGTCTCTACCTTCAG ATGCAAGGTCCTGAGCCAGTGCCTGGGGGTCCGACACAGCGCATTTTCCAGCCCCCCCACACCCCGCAGCAGAACCCCCTCAGCTACTTCCTccacccacagcagcagagccacCATGCGCAGGGCCAGGCCTGCAACCTGCCGGACCTGCCCGAGATGCAGCTGCCCTGA
- the PASD1 gene encoding circadian clock protein PASD1 isoform X1, producing MDEDEKDRAKRASRNKSEKKRRDQFNVLIKELCTMLQGHGHPLKMDKSTILQRTIDFLQKQKEITAQTEACEIRQDWKPSFLSNEEFTQLMLEALDGFLIALTTDGIIIYVSDSVSSLLGHLPSDLVDQNILNFLPEREQSEVYKLLSPHVLMTDPVAADFLNAEKQIEFCCHLARGSLDPNEPLMYEYVKFVVDVKYFTHVPTPSCNGFESAIARAFRSATEEQICLVATVRLVTPQFLKELCNVEEPCEEFTSRHSLEWKFLFLDHRAPPIIGYLPFEVLGTSGYDYYHADDLELLARCHEHLMQFGKGKSCYYRFLTKGQQWIWLQTHYYITYHQWNSKPEFIVCTHLVVSYAEVRAERRRDLGLEESSIELASSSLKSHSSYLDVGQCGSSQDASREGVSLSSHSSRRSSHTALSDSASTSSMRHTDTSTPTQPSVPGGQTEKAALRLASAGSAQAIATPQAPAEHLTQHPVAQPAVPSQHAVMPVYHFPTQLGMMHQLKEQLEERTRILQADIKTQQEELHVIKEQLQLVQDSNLQMLMQQPIPIVFNNVQHPSPRRLPPPGTPRQTTAKKSQQQGLMETKHYCGTHLPPPRQFLRDPRGTAAQVQQQQQHLMRGNQAQQTCLPGQTSISVPLYNNPVVFSQTHPITVAAQMPTDGSDRQPQSDYSQDRSLRMLLDQSIQAVMPAANSSGQSTQSSAGRQQGKFVAEQQILPPPIQMQPITCSTVRPPAPSPVFSPSLMIPHASFTSHQANTPVHLHQWPQQQVQQHRLYLQMQGPEPVPGGPTQRIFQPPHTPQQNPLSYFLHPQQQSHHAQGQACNLPDLPEMQLP from the exons ATGGATGAAGATGAGAAGGACAGGGCAAAGAG GGCATCACGCAACAAATctgaaaagaagaggagagaccAGTTCAATGTCCTCATTAAAGAGCTTTGCACGATGCTGCAGGGCCACGGCCACCCTCTCAAGATGGACAAGTCCACAATACTGCAGAGGACCATCGACttcttacagaaacagaaag aaaTCACAGCACAGACAGAAGCCTGTGAGATTAGACAAGACTGGAAGCCTTCATTTCTTAGCAACGAGGAGTTCACCCAGTTGATGTTAGAG GCGCTAGATGGCTTTCTCATTGCTCTTACCACTGATGGGattattatttatgtatctGATAGTGTCTCATCTCTGCTTGGACACTTACCG TCAGATTTGGTGGaccaaaatatattaaactttCTGCCTGAGCGGGAGCAGAGCGAGGTGTACAAGCTCCTTTCTCCACATGTGCTCATGACAGATCCTGTTGCAGCTGATTTCCTAAACG CGGAAAAACAAATAGAGTTTTGCTGCCATTTAGCAAGAGGCAGCTTAGATCCAAATGAACCCCTGATGTATGAATATGTGAAATTTGTAGTGGATGTTAAGTATTTTACTCATG TGCCTACACCCTCCTGTAATGGCTTTGAGTCAGCTATTGCACGAGCTTTCAGGTCAGCCACGGAGGAGCAGATTTGCCTCGTAGCAACTGTTCGTCTTGTCACACCACAGTTCTTAAAG GAGCTCTGCAATGTTGAAGAGCCATGTGAAGAATTTACATCGAGGCATAGTTTGGAATGGAAGTTTTTATTCTTGGACCACAG GGCTCCACCTATTATAGGATATTTACCCTTTGAGGTTCTGGGAACATCAGGGTATGATTACTACCACGCAGATGACCTGGAGCTTCTTGCTAGATGCCATGAACACC tGATGCagtttggaaaaggaaagtcCTGTTACTATCGGTTCCTGACCAAAGGCCAGCAGTGGATATGGCTGCAGACACACTACTACATCACCTACCACCAGTGGAATTCCAAACCCGAGTTCATCGTTTGCACGCACCTAGTAGTTAG ttatgcGGAAGTTCGAGCTGAAAGAAGGCGAGATCTTGGCCTTGAAGAGTCATCAATTGAACTGGCATCCTCTTCTCTAAAG AGCCACAGCAGCTACCTGGACGTGGGACAGTGCGGCAGCAGCCAGGACGCCAGCCGGGAGGGAGTGTCACTGTCATCCCACAGCTCCCGGCGCTCCTCGCACACCGCCCTCTCCGACTCCGCGT CCACGTCGTCCATGCGACACACGGACACCAGCACGCCCACCCAGCCGTCGGTGCCAGGGGGGCAGACGGAGAAGGCAGCCCTACGGCTGGCATCTGCTGGGAGCGCTCAG GCCATAGCAACTCCTCAAGCCCCTGCTGAACACCTCACTCAGCATCCCGTGGCTCAGCCAGCAGTCCCCTCTCAGCACGCTGTGATG CCAGTGTACCATTTCCCAACCCAGCTGGGGATGATGCATCAGCtgaaagagcagctggaggagaggacacGCATACTGCAAGCTGACATCAAGACGCAGCAAGAAGAGCTCCACGTCATCaaggagcagctccagctcgTGCAGGACTCCAACCTGCAG atgcTGATGCAGCAGCCGATCCCCATCGTCTTTAACAACGTGCAGCACCCGAGCCCCAGGaggctgccgccgccggggacGCCCAGGCAGACCACAGCCAAGAAGTCACAGCAGCAAGGCCTTATGGAGACGAAGCACTACTGTGGCACCCACCTGCCACCACCGCGCCAATTCCTCAGGGACCCCCGTGGCACGGCCGCCCAG gtacagcagcagcagcagcacctaaTGAGAGGAAACCAAGCCCAGCAAACGTGTCTGCCGGGGCAGACGAGCATTTCAGTGCCCCTCTACAACAACCCCGTGGTGTTTTCACAAACGCATCCCATTACAGTGGCTGCACAGATGCCGACTGACGGCAGCGACAGGCAACCACAGTCTGACTACAGCCAGGACAGGAGCCTCAG GATGCTGTTGGATCAGTCTATCCAAGCCGTGATGCCCGCCGCCAACAGCAGTGGCCAGTCCACGCAGAGCAGTGCCGGCAGGCAGCAAGGAAA ATTCGTTGCAGAGCAGCAGATCTTGCCTCCCCCAATACAGATGCAACCGATCACCTGTAGCACCGTCCGACCTCCAGCCCCGTCGCCCGTTTTCTCCCCGTCTCTGATGATCCCACACGCCAGCTTCACATCCCACCAGGCAAACACACCAGTTCATCTCCACCAGTGGCCACAGCAACAGGTTCAGCAGCACCGTCTCTACCTTCAG ATGCAAGGTCCTGAGCCAGTGCCTGGGGGTCCGACACAGCGCATTTTCCAGCCCCCCCACACCCCGCAGCAGAACCCCCTCAGCTACTTCCTccacccacagcagcagagccacCATGCGCAGGGCCAGGCCTGCAACCTGCCGGACCTGCCCGAGATGCAGCTGCCCTGA
- the PASD1 gene encoding circadian clock protein PASD1 isoform X2 has product MDEDEKDRAKRASRNKSEKKRRDQFNVLIKELCTMLQGHGHPLKMDKSTILQRTIDFLQKQKEITAQTEACEIRQDWKPSFLSNEEFTQLMLEALDGFLIALTTDGIIIYVSDSVSSLLGHLPSDLVDQNILNFLPEREQSEVYKLLSPHVLMTDPVAADFLNAEKQIEFCCHLARGSLDPNEPLMYEYVKFVVDVKYFTHVPTPSCNGFESAIARAFRSATEEQICLVATVRLVTPQFLKELCNVEEPCEEFTSRHSLEWKFLFLDHRAPPIIGYLPFEVLGTSGYDYYHADDLELLARCHEHLMQFGKGKSCYYRFLTKGQQWIWLQTHYYITYHQWNSKPEFIVCTHLVVSYAEVRAERRRDLGLEESSIELASSSLKSHSSYLDVGQCGSSQDASREGVSLSSHSSRRSSHTALSDSASTSSMRHTDTSTPTQPSVPGGQTEKAALRLASAGSAQPVYHFPTQLGMMHQLKEQLEERTRILQADIKTQQEELHVIKEQLQLVQDSNLQMLMQQPIPIVFNNVQHPSPRRLPPPGTPRQTTAKKSQQQGLMETKHYCGTHLPPPRQFLRDPRGTAAQVQQQQQHLMRGNQAQQTCLPGQTSISVPLYNNPVVFSQTHPITVAAQMPTDGSDRQPQSDYSQDRSLRMLLDQSIQAVMPAANSSGQSTQSSAGRQQGKFVAEQQILPPPIQMQPITCSTVRPPAPSPVFSPSLMIPHASFTSHQANTPVHLHQWPQQQVQQHRLYLQMQGPEPVPGGPTQRIFQPPHTPQQNPLSYFLHPQQQSHHAQGQACNLPDLPEMQLP; this is encoded by the exons ATGGATGAAGATGAGAAGGACAGGGCAAAGAG GGCATCACGCAACAAATctgaaaagaagaggagagaccAGTTCAATGTCCTCATTAAAGAGCTTTGCACGATGCTGCAGGGCCACGGCCACCCTCTCAAGATGGACAAGTCCACAATACTGCAGAGGACCATCGACttcttacagaaacagaaag aaaTCACAGCACAGACAGAAGCCTGTGAGATTAGACAAGACTGGAAGCCTTCATTTCTTAGCAACGAGGAGTTCACCCAGTTGATGTTAGAG GCGCTAGATGGCTTTCTCATTGCTCTTACCACTGATGGGattattatttatgtatctGATAGTGTCTCATCTCTGCTTGGACACTTACCG TCAGATTTGGTGGaccaaaatatattaaactttCTGCCTGAGCGGGAGCAGAGCGAGGTGTACAAGCTCCTTTCTCCACATGTGCTCATGACAGATCCTGTTGCAGCTGATTTCCTAAACG CGGAAAAACAAATAGAGTTTTGCTGCCATTTAGCAAGAGGCAGCTTAGATCCAAATGAACCCCTGATGTATGAATATGTGAAATTTGTAGTGGATGTTAAGTATTTTACTCATG TGCCTACACCCTCCTGTAATGGCTTTGAGTCAGCTATTGCACGAGCTTTCAGGTCAGCCACGGAGGAGCAGATTTGCCTCGTAGCAACTGTTCGTCTTGTCACACCACAGTTCTTAAAG GAGCTCTGCAATGTTGAAGAGCCATGTGAAGAATTTACATCGAGGCATAGTTTGGAATGGAAGTTTTTATTCTTGGACCACAG GGCTCCACCTATTATAGGATATTTACCCTTTGAGGTTCTGGGAACATCAGGGTATGATTACTACCACGCAGATGACCTGGAGCTTCTTGCTAGATGCCATGAACACC tGATGCagtttggaaaaggaaagtcCTGTTACTATCGGTTCCTGACCAAAGGCCAGCAGTGGATATGGCTGCAGACACACTACTACATCACCTACCACCAGTGGAATTCCAAACCCGAGTTCATCGTTTGCACGCACCTAGTAGTTAG ttatgcGGAAGTTCGAGCTGAAAGAAGGCGAGATCTTGGCCTTGAAGAGTCATCAATTGAACTGGCATCCTCTTCTCTAAAG AGCCACAGCAGCTACCTGGACGTGGGACAGTGCGGCAGCAGCCAGGACGCCAGCCGGGAGGGAGTGTCACTGTCATCCCACAGCTCCCGGCGCTCCTCGCACACCGCCCTCTCCGACTCCGCGT CCACGTCGTCCATGCGACACACGGACACCAGCACGCCCACCCAGCCGTCGGTGCCAGGGGGGCAGACGGAGAAGGCAGCCCTACGGCTGGCATCTGCTGGGAGCGCTCAG CCAGTGTACCATTTCCCAACCCAGCTGGGGATGATGCATCAGCtgaaagagcagctggaggagaggacacGCATACTGCAAGCTGACATCAAGACGCAGCAAGAAGAGCTCCACGTCATCaaggagcagctccagctcgTGCAGGACTCCAACCTGCAG atgcTGATGCAGCAGCCGATCCCCATCGTCTTTAACAACGTGCAGCACCCGAGCCCCAGGaggctgccgccgccggggacGCCCAGGCAGACCACAGCCAAGAAGTCACAGCAGCAAGGCCTTATGGAGACGAAGCACTACTGTGGCACCCACCTGCCACCACCGCGCCAATTCCTCAGGGACCCCCGTGGCACGGCCGCCCAG gtacagcagcagcagcagcacctaaTGAGAGGAAACCAAGCCCAGCAAACGTGTCTGCCGGGGCAGACGAGCATTTCAGTGCCCCTCTACAACAACCCCGTGGTGTTTTCACAAACGCATCCCATTACAGTGGCTGCACAGATGCCGACTGACGGCAGCGACAGGCAACCACAGTCTGACTACAGCCAGGACAGGAGCCTCAG GATGCTGTTGGATCAGTCTATCCAAGCCGTGATGCCCGCCGCCAACAGCAGTGGCCAGTCCACGCAGAGCAGTGCCGGCAGGCAGCAAGGAAA ATTCGTTGCAGAGCAGCAGATCTTGCCTCCCCCAATACAGATGCAACCGATCACCTGTAGCACCGTCCGACCTCCAGCCCCGTCGCCCGTTTTCTCCCCGTCTCTGATGATCCCACACGCCAGCTTCACATCCCACCAGGCAAACACACCAGTTCATCTCCACCAGTGGCCACAGCAACAGGTTCAGCAGCACCGTCTCTACCTTCAG ATGCAAGGTCCTGAGCCAGTGCCTGGGGGTCCGACACAGCGCATTTTCCAGCCCCCCCACACCCCGCAGCAGAACCCCCTCAGCTACTTCCTccacccacagcagcagagccacCATGCGCAGGGCCAGGCCTGCAACCTGCCGGACCTGCCCGAGATGCAGCTGCCCTGA